The sequence GTTGTTTGTAATTCAAATTGCATTGAACTCGATCGTATAAAAAAGCATAATTTTCCATGTCGAGTTCGTTGGTCTCCTTTAATTTTTTCATTTCTTGTAGAGCTTCTTTTTGAAACAGAATATCTTGATCTGAGTGCTGAACAATAAGCCAAAAATTATGAGCTCCATCTTTTCCTATTTGGGATATTTTTGGCCAACCGTTGGTTCTTAGAATCTCTTTTGCAACAGAAAAATTTTTATAATCCAGTTCATTAATTTTCTGCTGTAAAGCATTCAATTGTTCGGGATCTGAAGTCTGGATTTTTGCATATCTGATTTTTTGATCTTCAATTCCCATTGCGTTAATTTGTTTTCGAAGTTCCGGCATTTTTAATGTCTTTTCGTATTCCTGTTCTTTTAAACGTGCTTTTTGGGCAATGACTTTCCATTCTTCAGGATAATTGTTTCTAATAAAATCAAAATACGGATCTATCAGTAATTGATCAGCTTCGGTCCAGCCAGTATCTAGCGACAAATTTAAATACTGAAATGCTTTTGTTTTATTTTCGTCAAGCGAATACATTCCTGCCGCTTTGTAGGAATTTAAAGCATCTGGTTCTTGAATTGAAAATGCTTTCTCCAGTTTCGGAATAGCATTTTTATAATCTTTTTGAAGATGAAATAATGAAGCTTCTGCAATCAAAGCTTCGTAGTTCAAATTGTTTTGCCCTTCAGAAGTATAAAAACTAAATAACAGCAAGGCAAATCCAAATT comes from Flavobacterium sp. KACC 22761 and encodes:
- a CDS encoding DUF6624 domain-containing protein, which codes for MILKYLKQFGFALLLFSFYTSEGQNNLNYEALIAEASLFHLQKDYKNAIPKLEKAFSIQEPDALNSYKAAGMYSLDENKTKAFQYLNLSLDTGWTEADQLLIDPYFDFIRNNYPEEWKVIAQKARLKEQEYEKTLKMPELRKQINAMGIEDQKIRYAKIQTSDPEQLNALQQKINELDYKNFSVAKEILRTNGWPKISQIGKDGAHNFWLIVQHSDQDILFQKEALQEMKKLKETNELDMENYAFLYDRVQCNLNYKQLYGTQVNWTRNGKASGFRRILKENEADKRRVSFGLLPLKIYALNYGFIYELPTVEKASKKDKKDIDDTLKLINEAKKWYQTKEFQKVYDNYNNASMILGGMTSAQNFEAAELFAKIYNQTNEEQFRSIALDFLSLNHLRGDLSLKNLLSNGSFQKFYSEDRWKEIVIALHQH